The genomic stretch GATGTCGTCCGCCCTCTCACGGAGCGGCGGCGCTTTGATCTGCAACACGTTCAAGCGGTAGAAGAGGTCTTCGCGGAAGCGCCCCTCGCGCACCTCGTGCTCGAGGTCGCGCACGGTAGCCGCGACGACGCGCACCTTGATGGCCTTGTCGCGCGTGTCGCCGACGGGGCGTATCGTCCCCTCCTGGAGGACGCGCAGCAGCTTCACTTGGAGGGGCAGCGGCAGCTCGCCGATCTCGTCCAGGAACAGCGTCCCGCCGTCCGCTTCTTCGAACAGGCCGCGCTTGTCGGACCGCGCGTCGGTGAACGCTCCCTTCTTGTGGCCGAACAGCTCCGTCTCGAGCAGGGAGCCAGGGATGGCGCCACAGTTGACGGGCACGAAGCGGCCGGCCCGCTGCGCCCCGTGGTCGTGCAGGGCACGGGCGATCAGCTCCTTGCCCGTGCCGCTCTCGCCCTGGATCAACACGGTCGTGTCGTAGCCGGCGACCTTCTCGACCACGCGGAACACCTGCCGCATGACGTCGCTCTTGCCGAGCATCTGCGCGAACGACTGCTGCTCGCGCACGGCTTCACGGAGGGCCTTGTTCTCCCGCCGCAGCGTCTCGCGTTCCTCGGCCTTGCGCAGCGCGAGCAACACCTCGTCGCGCTTGAAGGGCTTGGCCACGTAGTCGTAGGCACCCGCCTTCATCGCGTCGAGCGCGAGGTCGAGGGAGCCGTAGGCGCTCATGATGATGACCGTCGCGTCCTGCCCGCGGGCGCGCAGCGCGGCGCACAGCTCGATGCCCGTCATCCCGCCCATGCGCACGTCCGCCAGCACGAAGTCTGGGTCGAAAGTGGACACTCTGGACAGGGCCTCCTCGGCGCTCGCCACGGTCTCGACCTCGTAGCCCGCCTTCTTGAGGAGCGTCCCCAGCACCAGCCGGATGTTCTCTTCGTCGTCGGCGACCAAGACCCGCTTCACAGCCGACCTCGGGGTAGACCCTCGCAATGATTGCGGAGCAGCATTCGTCGCATCTGCAAAACGTATCTAGCGGGGGGCCGTACGTCGAGGGCGAACGCCGAACAGACCACACCGTTGACGCATGACAACCAAGTTGCCGCACGTACGCTGCACAACACCAGAAAGCGCCCCTGGGTCGGGTGGCACGCGGTTCGCTTGGCTCGAAAGCGGACTCGGACCTTCGCCTCATCGCCTAAGCACCCTATGGTGTTGATCTTTCTGGGCCTGTGGAGGTATCTTCGCGGCCTCGCGTTCTTGGAGGAACCATGTACTTGCGCTCACGCAGTCTCACAGCCCTGCTCTCGATCGCCACCGTGCTGCTCGGGGGCTGTCTCGACCGCCCCCTGAGGCCCATCAACCCGTGCACCGTGTCGGGTGTCGTCAACGAGGTCGCCGTCGAGAAGATCAACGAGATCGACCTCCTCTTCCTGGTCGACAACTCGGCGTCCATGCGTGAAGAGCAGCAAGCGCTCATCTCGGAGATCCCCCGTCTGGTCGAGATCCTCGCGGGTGGCGACCTGGATGGCGACACCATTCAGGACTTCGAGCCGGTCTCCAGCATCCAAGTCGGCATCATCACCAGCGACATGGGCATCGGCGGGGTCGACATCCCAGCCGCAGCGCGTTGCGGAAGCGTCTTGGGCGATGACGGCGTCCTGATCGATCTCCACCGCGGCTCGGACGGCGCGTGCCCCACGGAGCCCGCCGTCCCCGCGTTCCTCACGTTCATGGCGGGGACGGACAATGCAGCGACGTTCGCAGCGTCCGTCGGATGCCTCGCCGACACGGGCTCTGACGGATGCTCCTTCGAACAGCAGCTCGAGGCCGTCCTGAAAGCCCTCACCCCGGCGGACTCCACCGTCACGTTCCCGCAGTTCCGACGCGGGGTGGAGGTGCGTCGGACGACCGGGCACGGTGGGTCGGGCGTGAACTCGGGCTTCCTCCGCGCCAACTCGCTGCTCGCGGTGATCGTGGTGACGGACGAGGACGACTGCTCGAGCTCGGACCTCGATCTCTACGACGTGACCAGCGGCGACCAGACGTACCCCGTCCCCCGGGACAACGCCAACATGCCGGCTCCGCAGCGGCAGTGCGCGACGTACCGAAACGTGCAGTACGACGTGATGACCCGGTACGTGGACGGCATCCTGGCCCTGCGGCCCGGACAGCGCCCCGACTTCACCATCTTCGCCACGATCTCGGGCGTCGACCCGGACGTCCTCGATGCCAACAGCCGACCGGAGCTCGTCAACGGCATCGAAGTGACGACCGTGGACATCGAGGCCATCCTGGCGGACGCATCGATGATCGAGCGCGCCAACGCCCAGAACAACGACCTCGAGCCGAGCTGTGTGCGCCCGAATCCGATGGATCCCGGGAACGCGAACCTCGACAACGAGGCCTACCCGCCGCGCCGCCTGCTGGAGGTCACACGGGGGCTCATCGAGGCGCAGGCCGGCGGCGTGGTGGCCTCCATCTGTCAGGCCCGCGACGCTGAGAACGGCGACTACACCGCCGACTTCAGCGACGCTGTCCAGTCGATCGTGGCGCGCATCGCCGCGTCGCTGCCCACCAGCTGCCTCCCGCGCCCGCTCATCCGCGGAGGCGACAACACCGTGTTCTGTCAGATCCTCGAGGTGCTCCCCGAGGGCTCCTCCTGCGCCGAACAGGAGGCCCGCGGCCGCGAGCCGGAGGCCGTGCGCATGGAGGGGACGCGCGAGGTGTGTCGCGTGAACCAGGTCGTCCCCACCCCCGAGAACATCGCGAACGGGCAGGAGCCGAGCGGGCTCGGCTGGTTCTACGACGACTACTCGGCGGAGCTCGACGACGACTGCTTCCGCTTCGAAGAGGACAACCGCCAGCAGATCCGGTTCACCACGGGTGCCGAGTCGATTCCGGGCGCGAAGTTCCGCCTCGAGTGCGTGAGCCCGGTGGTCCCGACGGGAGACGTCGCGGACATCGGCTCCGAGTGCGCCGGCGGTAATCAGGCGCCGTGCGACCTGGATGGTGACGACCTCGCCAGCTTCCGTTCGCGCTACGACCGCGAGGGAGCGTCCTTGGTGTGTGACAACGTCACGAACACGTGCCAGTTCGCGTGCGCCACGGACGCCGACTGCCCGGGTGGCAACGTGTGCTTCGGGTCGGACGACGGCAACGAGGGCAACAACGCGTACTGCGTGAGCCCGACCTGTCAGTTCTGAACCCAACGTGACACGCTGAACGCGGCGACCCTCTCACGGGGGTCGCCGTTTTCGTTTTCTGGCCTACTGTGTCGCTGCGCATGCCCTTCGCCCCTCTACGTCGAACCCGAGCGAACACACGCGGGTTGCCGCTCCTGTTGAGCGCGTTGGTGGGCCTGGGCTGCGACCCGTACGCACGTGACCTCGGATCGGTGCCGCCCTGCGGGCAGCGCATCCTCGTGGAGCGTGTGACGATCACGCCGCCACCCCGCCTGGATCTGCTGCTGGTCGTGGACGACTCGTCCTCCATGGATGACGAACAACGCGCCCTGCGACGCGAGATCCCGCGCCTCATCCGCATCCTCACCACAGGCGACGTGGACGAAGACGGCCTGCGTGACCTCGAGCGCATCGACGACCTGCACGTAGGTGTCGTGCGCACGGACATGGGGACGGGTCCCTACCCCTCGAGCCAGTGCCCCGGAGGGCGAGGAGCCGACGGTGTGTTGCAGCAGACGTCAGGCGTGGTGCCCGCCGTCGCCTGCGCATCGGCCTACCCGCCCTTCGTCTCGTTCCCCGAGCTGAGCGCCGACGACGTGGCAGTGGCGGCCCAGTGTGTGGCCACGGTCGGGACCGACGGATGCAACTTCGAGCAGCCCTTGGAAGCGCTGCTCAAGGCGCTGACGCCCAGCACGGCCGGACCGCTGTTCGTGGAAGGTCGCGTCGGTCACGGCGACGGTGCCAACGTGGGGTTCTTGCGCGAGGACGCGGTCCTGGTCGTGGTGCTGCTCACCGACGAGGACGACTGCTCCAGCCCGGACGATCGCCTCTACCAAGTCGATGGCGACGCATACCCGGGCCCGTTCCTCGACGACGACCCAGGAACCCACCCGACCCCGCTGCTGGACCGACGCTGCGCGGCGTACCGCGATGCGCAGTACGAGCCGACGCGCTACGTGGAGGGGCTCCTGGCGCTGCCCACGCGCGGCGTGGTGCTCGCGGGGGTCGTAGGGCTGCCTGTCGACGCGAGCGAGGCGTTCCAAAGAGACGGGGACTTCCAGGCGTTGCTGCGACACCCGGCCATGGCAGAGCGTGCCGCGCCCGATGCCCCGGCCTCGTTGGTACCCGCGTGTACGCGTATGGAAGGGACACTTGCCTCCAGCGCGACGCCCGCCCGCCGCATCGTGCAAGTGGCCGAGGCGCTACGCGAGGGGGGCGGGCAGGTGGTGCTCGAGAGCATCTGCCGCGCTGACACGCTGGGTCGCGCGGACTACTCGTCGTTGGCCACCAGCCTCCTCGCGCCCATCGCCGCGGCCCTCGGGGACAGCTGTCTCGCGACCCCCTTGCGACGCCTCCCGAGCGGTGAGGTGCGCTGTCAGATCGACGAGACGCTCCCGTCAGGCGGACGCTGCGCGGACGTCCCGGGGCGTTCGCTGGCGCGGCTCGACGAGTCGGGCCGCGAGGTCTGTCGGCTGACCCAGCTGGTGCCGTCCGACGAAGAGCGCGTGGCGGCGGCCCCTCCGGCTGGCGTGGGCTGGTACTACGACGACTACACCGCGCGGGCGCTCGGTCAATGCCCAGCCACGCGCCCGCAGCTATTGAACTTCGCAGCGACCGAGCCAACGCCCAGGGCGCAGCTGCGGATCGAGTGCGTGTTCGACGACGTGGGAGATCCGGACGTGCCGAGCTGGGGCAGCGCGTGTCGTCTGAGCGTGCCCGACGGTTGCGCCCTCGATGCGGCCGGGCTCGCTGCGCTTCGCGCGCGCGCGGGCCGCGACGACGCCCGGCTGGCCTGTGAGCCCGCGACCAGCCTGTGCGAGCTGCGGTGCCGCACCGACGCGGAGTGCCCCCTGGGCTTCGCCTGCGCTTCGTCCGCCCTTGCCGATGGCCTCGGGGACGGCTACTGCACCGATCCCCGCTGTGACTGAACGCCCCCTTCGCACGTCCGCGCGCCCCGTCGGAGCACGATCCAGGATCGGACGAAGCTCCGGCGCGCGCGGCCGACGCTCGGAGGGCGCGGGATGAACGAACCCCACACGCCGCTCGGCCCGGTGGTGTTCGGCGAGCTCGCGCGGCGAGTCACCGCCTTGCGCTGGGTTGCGCTGGTGGTGTGTGCCGTGCTCACGTCCGTGTGTGGCTGGCTGGCCCTCGATCGGCTGACTGTGAACCACCGCAGCGAGAATCTGCTCGGCAGCGACTCCGCCTCGGTCGCGACCCTCGAGCGCCTCGAGGCGCTCTTCGGGCACGACAAGGTGTTCCTCGTCAGTGCCCAGGGCGAGGTGCTCACCCCGCAGTTCCTTTCGCGCCTGCGTGCACTGCACGAGCGCATCGAGGGCCTCGGCCTCTCGGTGACCTCGCTGGCAAACGCGACGCAGCTGGTCCTCGCCGACGGCGAGCTGCGCGCGCGACCGTTGCTGACCGACGCGCCCAGCGACGACACGATCCCCGCGCTGCGGCGCGCCGTGCTCGGCAACCCAGCGCTCGTCGAGCACGTGATCAGCGGCGACGCCTACGGCGCCACGCTGCTGGTACGGAGCGAGGTCCACGACGACCAAGAGGCGATACGCGTCTGTGACGCGCTGACGGAACTGTTGGCCAACGCAACGGAGGAAGGGTTCCGGCTGAACCTGACTGGCATGGTCGCCCTGGACACGGCGCTCGACCACGCCATGCAACGCGATCTCCCGCTGGTCGTGGGGACGTGCCTCGCGACCATGCTCCTGATCCTCGCGTTCCTCTACCGCGGCCCCTTCGGGGTCGCTGGGCCGTTGCTGGTGGTCGTCCAGGCGGTGGTGTGGACGCTCGGCGCGATGGCCTACTTCGGGGTGCCGATGACGGGCGTCACGAGCGTCCTGGCGGCGTTCCTGATCTGCGTGGGCATGGCCGACTCCATCCACGTGCAGTCGCACTTTCGCGACCTGCGGCGCGACGGCGCGACGCCGCGCGACGCCGTCGTCGAGGCCGTGTCGCAGACCGGGGTGCCTGTGCTGCTGACGTCCCTCACCACCATGGCGGGCCTGCTGAGCTTCCGGACCGCGAGCCTCGCGGCCATTGTGGACATGGGCACCTTCGGCGCTCTCGGCGTGGCCGCCGCGCTGCTGCTCTCGTTGGTGTTCCTGCCCGCCTTCCTCACGTTCCACCGTGGCGGCGGCCTCGGCGCCCGCGCCGCGCAGCGTGCACGCGAAGGCGTCCCCGTGGCTTCCGACCGCCTCGAGCGCGTACTCGCCTTGTGTGATGCGGCCTCCCGACCGCGGCGCGAGGCCGGCCGCCTCCGGTATGGTCGACGCAACCTCACTCTGCTCTTGTCGGCCGCGCTGCTGATCGCGTCTGGCTTCGGGCTGACCCACCTGCGCGGACGCCACGACCCAGTGGGTTGGCTCCCCACCGACGATCCGACGCGCGTCGCCATCGAAGAGGTCGACGCGGCCTTCGGCGGCACCGCCACGATCCAAGTGCTCGTCAGCGCACCGTTGGGCCAGACGCTGATCCACGAGGACGCGATGCGACGCCTAGCAGCGCTCGCGGCTCACGCGCTCGCCTACGAGCCGCCCGGGGCTGGCCGAGAGCGCGTCGTGACGGGGGTGACGAGCGCCCTCGACCTGCTGCGCGAGGCGCAGCGCGCCGTGTCGGGTGAGCCCGACGGCTATGGCTTGCCCGAGACGGAGCAGGAGACCATCGAGCGCTTCGCGCAGCTGCGCGTGGTCGCACCAGAGACCTTGCGACGCTACCTCACGGACGACGGGAGGCACGCGCTCATGACGCTGCGCGTGCGCTGGCTCGAGGCCGGCGAGTACCGGCCGTTGGCGGCATACCTGGACGCCGGGATTCGGGAGCAGATCGGCACCGCAGCCCACGTGGAGCTGACCGGGTCGGCCTACACGGGCTTCGAGGTGGTGAGCGCGCTGATGGTGGACCTCACGAAGAGCTTCTTGGCCGCCCTCTGCGTCATCACGCTGCTGATGGTGCTGCTCTTCGGCGACTTCAAGCTCGGCCTGGTGGCCATGCTCCCGAGCCTGCTGCCGCTCGCGCTCGTCGGCGGCGCGATGGGCGCGCTCGGGATCCCGCTGGACCTGAACACGCTGATGGTGGCCAGCATCGTCATCGGCATCGCCGTGGACGACACCATCCATTTCTTCTACGCCTTCCACGCGAGCGAGCCCACAGGTGGCACCGAAGGCGGCATCGCCGCCGTGTTCGCGCACACCGCACGCGCCATGGTAGCGACGAGCGCGGTGCTCGCCATCGGGTTCGCCACCTATGGCCTGGCCCGCCTCGAGAACATCCGTCACTTCGGCCTCTTGGTGGCACTGACGGTCATGGTGGCGCTCGCGTCGGACCTGGTCTTCACCCCCGCGCTGCTGCGCGCGATCTACCACCGCGGCGTACGGCCACCCGGCCGCGACGCCTGACGTAACGCGGTCCGCGCCCGTGGCGTCATG from Sandaracinaceae bacterium encodes the following:
- a CDS encoding MMPL family transporter, which produces MNEPHTPLGPVVFGELARRVTALRWVALVVCAVLTSVCGWLALDRLTVNHRSENLLGSDSASVATLERLEALFGHDKVFLVSAQGEVLTPQFLSRLRALHERIEGLGLSVTSLANATQLVLADGELRARPLLTDAPSDDTIPALRRAVLGNPALVEHVISGDAYGATLLVRSEVHDDQEAIRVCDALTELLANATEEGFRLNLTGMVALDTALDHAMQRDLPLVVGTCLATMLLILAFLYRGPFGVAGPLLVVVQAVVWTLGAMAYFGVPMTGVTSVLAAFLICVGMADSIHVQSHFRDLRRDGATPRDAVVEAVSQTGVPVLLTSLTTMAGLLSFRTASLAAIVDMGTFGALGVAAALLLSLVFLPAFLTFHRGGGLGARAAQRAREGVPVASDRLERVLALCDAASRPRREAGRLRYGRRNLTLLLSAALLIASGFGLTHLRGRHDPVGWLPTDDPTRVAIEEVDAAFGGTATIQVLVSAPLGQTLIHEDAMRRLAALAAHALAYEPPGAGRERVVTGVTSALDLLREAQRAVSGEPDGYGLPETEQETIERFAQLRVVAPETLRRYLTDDGRHALMTLRVRWLEAGEYRPLAAYLDAGIREQIGTAAHVELTGSAYTGFEVVSALMVDLTKSFLAALCVITLLMVLLFGDFKLGLVAMLPSLLPLALVGGAMGALGIPLDLNTLMVASIVIGIAVDDTIHFFYAFHASEPTGGTEGGIAAVFAHTARAMVATSAVLAIGFATYGLARLENIRHFGLLVALTVMVALASDLVFTPALLRAIYHRGVRPPGRDA
- a CDS encoding sigma-54-dependent Fis family transcriptional regulator; protein product: MKRVLVADDEENIRLVLGTLLKKAGYEVETVASAEEALSRVSTFDPDFVLADVRMGGMTGIELCAALRARGQDATVIIMSAYGSLDLALDAMKAGAYDYVAKPFKRDEVLLALRKAEERETLRRENKALREAVREQQSFAQMLGKSDVMRQVFRVVEKVAGYDTTVLIQGESGTGKELIARALHDHGAQRAGRFVPVNCGAIPGSLLETELFGHKKGAFTDARSDKRGLFEEADGGTLFLDEIGELPLPLQVKLLRVLQEGTIRPVGDTRDKAIKVRVVAATVRDLEHEVREGRFREDLFYRLNVLQIKAPPLRERADDILLLAEHFVARCNARLGTDVRGLDAVAKKRLLEYPFPGNVRELENLIERAVVLTERQQLGESDLPERVRTPTDMVASILASGELSIKKTQRFIEEALIRKALDKTDGNRTQAAKLLEISHRALLYKIKDYGLA